A genomic stretch from Xenopus laevis strain J_2021 chromosome 6S, Xenopus_laevis_v10.1, whole genome shotgun sequence includes:
- the kiaa0319.S gene encoding dyslexia-associated protein KIAA0319 isoform X2: MSLWHLKHQQAVISFIEDMPYSFEWSLINQPVDHQGHLDAKHARTPKLSQLSLGIYVLKVVVSNENSFGEGYINVTVKPAARVNQPPVAIVSPNTQEVSFPTSAIIDGRQSTDDGKIATYLWEEIEGPGGESKNVGDSPVLHVTELVTGNYTFRLTITDNEGAINSTTAHITVSKPIDYLPVANAGPNRVITLPQNSIILNGNMSSDDQKIVSYEWSLSPSSKGKVVALQGVHSPYLQVSAMQVGKYTFELTVTDSSGQRSSDNITVTVQPEPNTPPVAVTSPYKELILPMDSTILDGSKSRDNEAIITYKWEYISGPSKVAIQDSDKPMGLVTGLQVGVYIFRLTVKDQQGLSSTATHSVTVKKEKNSPPKACAGGTHILVLPDNSISLDGSKSFDDQEIISYLWKRDGQSPAAGDIMHSSDHESVLQLTNLVDGIYIFHLTVTDAKGETDVDTATVEVRPDPRKQNLVELILQVGVGKLTEQQKDTLVRQLALLLNVLDTDIKVQKIAAHSDLSTVILFYVQNGHPLRVQKAAEVAQTLQDQLLKEKADFFPYKVLRVDTAACLLKCSGHGHCDPITKSCLCYAFWMENLIQRYISEGESNCDWSVLYIAILTFAVVAFIMAIVWLCICCRQSQKRTKIRKKTKYTILDNIDEQERMELTPKYGIKHRSTEHNSSLMVSESEFESDQDTIFSREKLDRENPKANGALNSGTPFNFSSQCR, encoded by the exons ATGTCTTTGTGGCACCTGAAGCACCAACAG GCCGTTATATCTTTCATTGAAGATATGCCTTACTCTTTTGAATGGAGTTTGATCAATCAGCCTGTGGATCACCAGGGTCATCTGGATGCAAAACATGCAAGAACACCCAAACTCTCCCAG CTTTCTCTTGGGATATATGTATTGAAGGTTGTGGTGTCGAATGAGAACAGTTTTGGAGAAGGATATATAAATGTGACTGTCAAACCAG CAGCCCGAGTCAATCAGCCACCTGTAGCTATTGTGTCTCCAAATACACAAGAAGTGTCTTTCCCTACATCTGCCATCATCGATGGAAGAC AAAGTACAGATGATGGTAAAATAGCCACTTACCTTTGGGAAGAGATTGAAGGTCCTGGAGGAGAATCTAAAAATGTAGGTGACTCTCCAGTATTGCATGTAACAGAGCTGGTAACAGGAAACTATACCTTCAG GTTAACAATCACTGATAATGAAGGAGCAATTAATTCGACAACAGCCCATATTACAGTCAGCAAACCCATTGATTATCTGCCTGTTGCTAATGCTGGCCCTAATCGAGTTATAACATTGCCACAAAATTCTATAATTCTAAATGGAAATATGAGCAGTGATGACCAAAAAATTGTCAGCTATGAGTGGTCCTTGAGCCCCAGCAGTAAAGGCAAAGTAGTGGCCTTGCAG GGTGTTCACTCACCATATCTACAGGTATCTGCAATGCAAGTGGGAAAATATACATTTGAACTGACTGTGACTGATTCATCGGGACAGCGTTCCAGTGATAACATTACAGTGACAGTACAGCCTG AGCCGAATACCCCACCTGTTGCAGTGACAAGTCCGTATAAAGAACTGATTTTACCAATGGATTCCACAATATTAGATGGAAGTAAAAGTAGAGATAATGAAGCCATAATAACCTATAAGTGGGAATATATCAG TGGTCCATCCAAGGTGGCGATTCAGGACAGCGATAAGCCAATGGGACTGGTGACTGGGCTCCAAGTTGGTGTGTACATCTTTCGTTTGACCGTAAAAGACCAACAAGGCTTAAGCAGCACTGCTACCCACTCTGTAACAGTTAAAAAAG AGAAGAACAGCCCTCCTAAAGCCTGTGCTGGTGGAACCCACATTCTTGTACTTCCAGACAACTCGATTTCATTGGATGGCTCAAAATCTTTTGATGACCAGGAAATTATTTCATATTTGTGGAAAAGAGATGGCCAGAGTCCTGCAGCTGGG GATATAATGCACTCTTCTGATCATGAATCCGTTCTTCAGCTCACCAATCTGGTAGATGGAATATATATCTTCCATTTAACTGTCACTGATGCTAAAGGAGAAACTGATGTTGACACCGCAACTGTGGAAGTGCGTCCTG ATCCGAGAAAACAAAACTTAGTTGAATTAATTTTACAAGTGGGAGTTGGTAAATTAACAGAACAACAAAAGGACACACTAGTGAGGCAGCTGGCGCTTCTCCTTAATGTTTTGGATACAGACATCAAGGTTCAGAAGATAGCAGCGCATTCTGATTTGAG TACTGTAATCCTATTCTATGTGCAAAATGGCCATCCTCTGAGAGTTCAAAAAGCAGCAGAAGTGGCCCAGACTCTTCAAGACCAACTGCTAAAGGAGAAGGCAGACTTCTTTCCCTACAAAGTGCTCAGAGTCGATACAGCTG CCTGCCTGTTGAAATGCTCTGGCCATGGACACTGTGACCCAATAACTAAATCCTGCCTTTGCTATGCATTTTGGATGGAGAACTTGATACAGCGTTATATCAGTGAAGGAGAAAGTAACTGTG ATTGGAGTGtgttgtatattgctatattaacCTTTGCAGTTGTTGCCTTTATTATGGCCATTGTTTGGCTCTGCATCTGCTGCCGCCAAag CCAGAAacggacaaaaataagaaaaaaaactaaatatacaaTCTTGGATAATATAGATGAACAAGAAAGAATGGAGTTGACGCCAAAGTATG GAATAAAACACAGAAGCACAGAACACAACTCCAGCCTTATGGTGTCCGAGTCTGAGTTTGAGAGTGACCAAGATACTATTTTTAGCCGTGAAAAATTAGACAGGGAGAACCCTAAAGCCAATGGAGCTCTCAATAGCGGCACACCCTTCAACTTTAGCTCACAGTGCAGATAA